From the genome of Chania multitudinisentens RB-25, one region includes:
- the surE gene encoding 5'/3'-nucleotidase SurE — MRILLSNDDGVSAPGIQVLAKHLREFATVQIVAPDRNRSGSSNALTLSSPLRVIALPNGDIAVESGTPTDCVYLGVNALMRPAPDVVVSGINAGANLGDDVIYSGTVAAAMEGRHLGLPALAVSLNGHQHYDTAAVVTCSLLRALQREPLRTGKILNINVPDLPLTEIKGIRVARCGSRHPADKVFCQQDPHGQSLYWIGPPGDKFDAGPDTDFAAMEQGYVAVTPLQVDLTAYGALEVLTTWLTKIEVSGEW; from the coding sequence ATGCGGATATTACTGAGTAATGATGATGGTGTTTCGGCTCCAGGTATTCAGGTGCTGGCTAAACACCTTCGCGAATTTGCCACTGTACAGATAGTTGCACCCGATCGTAACCGCAGTGGTTCTTCCAATGCGTTAACGTTAAGTTCACCGTTGCGCGTAATAGCGTTGCCGAACGGGGATATTGCCGTTGAATCGGGTACACCAACAGATTGCGTTTACCTGGGGGTTAATGCTTTGATGCGCCCGGCTCCCGATGTGGTGGTTTCTGGCATTAACGCTGGAGCCAACTTGGGGGATGACGTTATTTATTCCGGCACGGTTGCCGCCGCGATGGAAGGCCGCCATCTGGGTTTGCCGGCGCTTGCGGTGTCGCTGAATGGCCATCAGCATTATGATACAGCCGCTGTGGTCACCTGTAGCCTGTTGCGTGCGTTGCAGCGTGAACCGCTGCGTACCGGAAAAATCCTTAATATTAACGTGCCTGATTTACCGCTTACGGAGATTAAAGGCATTCGTGTGGCTCGCTGTGGCAGTCGGCATCCTGCCGATAAGGTTTTTTGTCAGCAGGATCCGCATGGTCAGAGTTTGTATTGGATCGGGCCTCCTGGGGATAAATTTGATGCTGGCCCAGATACTGATTTCGCGGCAATGGAGCAGGGGTATGTTGCCGTTACGCCTTTGCAGGTGGATTTGACTGCCTATGGCGCGCTAGAGGTGCTGACAACATGGTTAACCAAAATAGAGGTTAGCGGGGAATGGTGA
- the truD gene encoding tRNA pseudouridine(13) synthase TruD has translation MDMANLTWLHGKPQARGVLKANPEDFVVVEDLGFTPDGEGEHLLVNIRKNGCNTQFVADSLAKFAGIHARSVSYAGLKDRHAVTEQWFCLHLPGKESPDLTQFSLEGCEVLQAARHLRKLRIGTLKGNDFTLVLRQISNRQEVEQRLLAIAAGGVPNYFGSQRFGHGGNNLVMASRWANDQIRVKERSKRSFYLSASRSALFNFITSQRLANQQQYTVLEGDALQLAGRGSWFVAKPEELVSLQQRLDAQELLITAPLPGDGDPGTAGEALKFEQQCLAEQPELLTLLKRERVESARRALLLQPQKLLWNWWDDVTVELRFWLPAGSFATSVVREVIQQDNSDADITE, from the coding sequence ATGGATATGGCAAATCTGACTTGGCTACATGGTAAACCACAGGCTCGTGGGGTACTGAAAGCCAATCCAGAAGATTTTGTGGTGGTGGAAGACCTGGGCTTTACGCCAGATGGTGAAGGTGAACACCTGTTGGTGAATATCCGTAAAAACGGCTGTAACACGCAGTTTGTTGCAGACAGCCTGGCGAAATTTGCCGGCATTCATGCCCGTTCGGTCAGTTATGCAGGCTTGAAAGATCGCCATGCGGTGACTGAACAGTGGTTCTGCCTGCATCTGCCAGGCAAAGAATCCCCCGATCTCACTCAGTTTTCACTTGAAGGCTGCGAAGTATTACAGGCCGCACGCCATTTGCGCAAGCTGCGCATCGGCACCTTGAAAGGCAATGATTTTACTCTGGTATTACGCCAGATCAGCAACCGTCAAGAGGTGGAGCAGCGTTTGCTGGCGATTGCGGCGGGTGGTGTGCCAAATTATTTTGGCAGCCAACGCTTTGGTCACGGTGGCAATAATCTGGTTATGGCCAGCCGCTGGGCCAATGATCAAATCCGAGTAAAAGAGCGGAGCAAGCGTAGTTTTTATCTCTCTGCCAGCCGTAGCGCACTGTTCAATTTTATTACCAGCCAGCGTTTGGCTAATCAGCAGCAATATACGGTACTGGAAGGTGACGCATTGCAGTTGGCCGGGCGTGGCAGTTGGTTTGTGGCTAAGCCAGAGGAACTGGTTAGCCTGCAACAGCGTTTGGATGCTCAAGAGTTGCTGATTACTGCCCCGTTGCCGGGTGATGGTGATCCGGGTACTGCCGGGGAAGCACTTAAATTTGAACAACAATGCTTGGCGGAACAGCCGGAATTGCTTACGCTTTTAAAACGTGAGCGTGTTGAATCTGCTCGCCGAGCCCTGCTGTTACAACCGCAGAAACTGCTGTGGAACTGGTGGGATGATGTCACCGTGGAATTGCGCTTTTGGTTGCCTGCAGGCAGCTTTGCTACCAGCGTTGTTCGTGAAGTCATACAGCAGGATAACAGTGATGCGGATATTACTGAGTAA
- the ispF gene encoding 2-C-methyl-D-erythritol 2,4-cyclodiphosphate synthase has protein sequence MRIGHGFDVHKFGGEGPLVIGGVRIPYEKGLLAHSDGDVALHAATDALLGAAALGDIGKLFPDTDPAFKGADSRELLREAWKRIRAKGYRLGNLDVTIIAQAPKMAPHIPQMRVFLAEDLQCHIEDVNVKATTTEQLGFTGRGEGIACEAVALLIKG, from the coding sequence ATGCGTATTGGTCACGGTTTTGATGTCCATAAATTTGGCGGCGAAGGGCCGCTGGTGATCGGTGGTGTCCGCATTCCTTACGAGAAAGGTTTGCTGGCGCACTCGGATGGTGATGTCGCACTGCATGCGGCCACTGATGCACTGTTAGGGGCTGCGGCGTTGGGGGATATTGGCAAACTGTTCCCGGATACCGATCCGGCATTCAAAGGGGCCGACAGCCGTGAATTGCTGCGTGAAGCCTGGAAACGTATTCGCGCCAAGGGTTATCGCCTAGGTAACCTGGATGTGACCATCATCGCGCAAGCACCGAAGATGGCACCGCATATTCCCCAGATGCGCGTTTTCCTGGCAGAAGACCTACAGTGCCATATAGAGGATGTCAACGTTAAAGCGACTACCACCGAACAACTGGGTTTTACCGGGCGGGGTGAAGGGATTGCCTGTGAAGCGGTTGCCTTGTTGATCAAGGGGTAG
- the ispD gene encoding 2-C-methyl-D-erythritol 4-phosphate cytidylyltransferase, producing the protein MNHSASSLPQVIAVLPAAGIGSRMQTDCPKQYLTIGHQTLLEHAIQVLLRHPRISQVIVAISPDDHQFQMLPIAQDPRVRTTLGGQQRADSVMAGLQLANDAEWVLVHDAARPCLHADDLERLLAITAHSKVGGILAAPVRDTMKRAEVGQNAISHTVERQDLWHALTPQLFPLELLKHCLQRALDDGVMVTDEASALEHCGYHPLLVAGRADNIKVTRPEDLALAAFYLTQL; encoded by the coding sequence ATGAATCATTCCGCAAGTTCCTTGCCGCAGGTGATTGCTGTTCTGCCCGCCGCCGGTATCGGTAGCCGCATGCAGACCGATTGCCCGAAACAATATTTAACTATTGGCCATCAGACCCTCCTTGAACATGCGATCCAGGTGTTGTTGCGGCATCCACGGATTTCGCAGGTGATTGTCGCCATCAGTCCTGATGACCATCAATTCCAGATGTTGCCGATTGCCCAGGATCCCCGGGTGCGCACCACGTTGGGGGGGCAGCAGCGTGCCGATTCGGTTATGGCTGGGCTGCAACTGGCAAACGATGCTGAATGGGTATTGGTGCATGATGCCGCCCGCCCTTGCTTACATGCCGACGATCTGGAGCGCCTATTGGCAATTACCGCACACAGTAAAGTCGGGGGCATTCTTGCTGCCCCGGTGCGCGATACCATGAAACGCGCCGAAGTGGGTCAGAATGCTATTTCGCATACCGTTGAACGTCAGGACCTGTGGCATGCCTTGACGCCACAGTTATTTCCGTTGGAATTGCTTAAGCATTGCCTACAGCGCGCGCTGGACGACGGTGTCATGGTGACCGATGAGGCTTCCGCGCTGGAGCATTGTGGCTATCATCCGCTGCTGGTTGCAGGGCGAGCGGATAATATTAAAGTGACTCGGCCAGAGGATTTAGCCCTGGCCGCGTTCTATTTAACCCAGCTATAA
- the ftsB gene encoding cell division protein FtsB produces the protein MGKLTLLLLALLGWLQYSLWLGKNGIHDYVRVNEDVAAQQSNNAKLKARNDQLFAEIDDLNGGQEAIEERARNELGMIRPGETFYRLVPDQSRRSAASSTQNNVQK, from the coding sequence ATGGGAAAACTTACGCTGCTATTGCTTGCATTGCTCGGTTGGCTACAGTATTCGCTGTGGCTGGGTAAAAACGGTATTCACGATTATGTGCGGGTTAATGAAGACGTAGCGGCTCAACAGAGCAATAATGCCAAATTAAAGGCGCGTAATGACCAGTTGTTTGCCGAGATTGATGATTTGAACGGCGGTCAGGAAGCAATTGAAGAACGCGCACGCAATGAGCTGGGGATGATTAGACCCGGTGAAACTTTTTATCGTCTGGTGCCTGACCAATCCAGACGCAGCGCGGCGTCTTCCACGCAAAATAACGTACAAAAATAA
- a CDS encoding basic amino acid ABC transporter substrate-binding protein, translating to MLKRLVLIGACLAATLSTASFAAEPTYVVGSGGTYRPFEFENSNKELEGFDIDVIKAIAKAEGFQVKLVNTPWEGIFATLNSGDRDIIISGITITDKRQQMVDFSAPYFPAEQAIVVPKDSTVDSIAALKALKVGVVNSSTGDIVVSDTLGKNSTAIKRFDNTPLMLQELYEDGIGAAVGDVGVAKFYIKTHPEKEFKLVSDAKFERQYFGIAVAKGNDELRNKINAGLKKIIADGTYAKIYQTWFDSNVPTLPAQ from the coding sequence ATGTTAAAACGCTTAGTTCTGATTGGTGCCTGCCTGGCAGCCACTCTTTCTACCGCTTCCTTCGCGGCCGAGCCGACGTATGTAGTCGGTTCCGGCGGCACTTACCGCCCATTCGAATTCGAAAACAGTAATAAAGAACTGGAAGGCTTTGATATTGATGTGATCAAGGCCATTGCCAAAGCCGAAGGTTTTCAGGTGAAACTGGTTAACACCCCCTGGGAAGGGATTTTCGCCACTCTGAACTCCGGCGATCGCGACATCATCATTTCTGGTATCACCATTACCGATAAACGCCAGCAGATGGTTGATTTCTCAGCGCCTTACTTCCCAGCTGAACAGGCCATTGTGGTGCCGAAAGACTCCACGGTGGATTCCATCGCGGCGCTGAAAGCGCTGAAAGTCGGCGTAGTGAATTCCAGTACCGGTGATATCGTTGTATCCGATACACTAGGCAAAAACAGCACCGCAATCAAACGCTTCGACAACACCCCACTGATGCTGCAAGAGCTGTACGAAGACGGTATCGGTGCCGCCGTGGGGGATGTGGGTGTGGCTAAGTTCTATATCAAAACTCACCCGGAGAAAGAATTCAAACTGGTTTCCGATGCCAAGTTCGAGCGCCAGTATTTCGGTATTGCGGTCGCAAAAGGTAATGATGAACTGCGTAACAAAATCAACGCTGGGCTAAAGAAAATCATTGCCGACGGGACTTACGCAAAAATCTATCAAACCTGGTTTGACAGCAACGTGCCGACGCTGCCAGCGCAATAA
- a CDS encoding amino acid ABC transporter permease, with translation MEGALMTIKCTIICVLLGTTWGLILGLGRLAQAPHGIWKPLLHYGIQWPVRIYISAFRGTPLFVQIMVVHFALVPLFINPRDGLLVTSGLMSTDFARALRSDYGAFLSCVVAITLNAGAYVSEIFRAGIQSIDRGQMEASRSLGMSYGKTMRKVILPQAFRRMLPPLGNNAIAIVKDSSLASAIGLADLAYAARTVSGAYATYWEPYLTISLVYWVITFLLSLMVQHMEKRFGKSDSRT, from the coding sequence ATGGAAGGCGCCCTGATGACCATCAAATGCACCATCATCTGCGTGCTGCTGGGCACCACCTGGGGGTTGATCCTTGGGTTAGGCCGTTTGGCACAAGCGCCACACGGTATCTGGAAACCGCTGCTGCACTATGGCATTCAATGGCCAGTGCGCATTTACATCAGCGCTTTCCGTGGTACACCACTGTTTGTACAAATCATGGTTGTCCACTTTGCACTGGTGCCGTTGTTCATCAATCCGCGTGATGGCCTGCTGGTCACCAGCGGCCTGATGAGCACCGATTTCGCCCGCGCTCTTCGCTCCGATTATGGTGCATTCCTGTCGTGCGTAGTGGCAATCACCCTCAACGCTGGGGCTTACGTATCAGAAATTTTCCGGGCAGGTATCCAGTCGATTGATCGTGGCCAGATGGAAGCATCACGTTCACTGGGAATGAGCTATGGCAAAACCATGCGCAAAGTGATCCTGCCGCAGGCGTTCCGTCGTATGCTACCACCGTTGGGTAACAACGCGATTGCCATCGTTAAGGATTCGTCACTGGCTTCGGCCATCGGCCTGGCTGACCTGGCCTATGCCGCTCGCACGGTTTCTGGCGCATATGCCACCTATTGGGAACCCTACCTGACCATTTCATTGGTCTATTGGGTCATCACCTTCCTGCTTTCGCTGATGGTGCAACATATGGAAAAAAGGTTCGGTAAAAGTGATTCGCGTACATAA
- a CDS encoding amino acid ABC transporter ATP-binding protein, producing the protein MIRVHNLQKQFGASHVLCGISCDIAPNEVVCIIGPSGSGKSTFLRCINALETLSGGEIDVNGFAIHRQQTNLNKMRESVGMVFQRFNLFPHMTVLENIIMAPIAVKKLPRSEAIVRAEVLLNKVGLLDKIDAYPSSLSGGQQQRVAIARALAMEPKIMLFDEPTSALDPELVGEVLAVMKSLAHEGMTMVVVTHEMGFAREVADRVLFIDQGIIQEAGTPQQIFNHPTNPRTQAFLSKVL; encoded by the coding sequence GTGATTCGCGTACATAACCTGCAAAAACAATTCGGCGCAAGCCATGTGCTGTGCGGTATTTCCTGCGATATCGCGCCTAATGAAGTGGTGTGTATTATCGGCCCTTCTGGTTCAGGTAAAAGCACCTTTCTGCGCTGTATCAATGCGTTGGAAACGCTCTCTGGGGGGGAGATTGACGTTAACGGCTTTGCCATTCACCGCCAGCAAACCAATCTGAATAAGATGCGTGAAAGCGTTGGGATGGTTTTCCAGCGTTTTAACCTGTTCCCACATATGACCGTGCTGGAAAACATCATCATGGCACCGATAGCGGTAAAGAAATTGCCGCGCAGCGAAGCCATCGTCCGGGCGGAAGTGTTGCTGAACAAAGTTGGCCTGCTTGATAAAATCGATGCCTACCCCAGCAGCCTGTCCGGTGGCCAGCAACAACGGGTTGCCATCGCCCGGGCTCTGGCGATGGAGCCTAAAATCATGCTGTTTGATGAACCCACCTCGGCGCTGGACCCGGAGTTAGTCGGCGAAGTGTTGGCGGTCATGAAATCCTTAGCGCATGAAGGTATGACCATGGTGGTGGTAACGCACGAAATGGGTTTTGCCCGTGAGGTTGCCGACCGGGTGCTGTTTATCGATCAGGGTATAATTCAGGAAGCAGGCACGCCACAACAGATCTTCAATCACCCCACCAACCCACGCACTCAGGCATTTCTCAGCAAAGTATTGTAA
- a CDS encoding DUF3561 family protein, producing the protein MQNITPTLADAQQAPEEPTYFFLGGVSGFAFYWLAFAVPFLAYGSNTLFFLLYTWPLFLALMPVSVLIGITVSMWLRSKLFLSLGITGAAVIGLFWLVFQWLSGW; encoded by the coding sequence ATGCAAAATATCACGCCAACGTTGGCTGATGCGCAACAAGCACCAGAGGAGCCTACTTACTTTTTTCTGGGTGGTGTCAGTGGATTTGCGTTTTACTGGCTGGCGTTTGCGGTGCCTTTTCTGGCTTATGGTTCCAACACACTGTTTTTTCTGCTCTACACTTGGCCGCTGTTTCTGGCGTTGATGCCCGTGTCCGTTTTGATCGGTATCACCGTTAGCATGTGGCTGCGCAGTAAACTGTTTCTCTCGCTGGGCATAACCGGTGCTGCGGTAATAGGCCTGTTCTGGCTGGTATTCCAGTGGCTGAGTGGCTGGTAA
- the cysC gene encoding adenylyl-sulfate kinase, whose product MAETQVRATGPNDENVVWHPHAITRAEREIRNAHQGVVLWFTGLSGSGKSTVAGALEQVLHRLGISTYLLDGDNVRHGLCQDLGFSDDDRRENIRRVGEVAKLMVDAGLVVLTAFISPHRSERQMVREMLDDGRFIEVFVDTPLAICEARDPKGLYKKARAGELRNFTGIDSVYEAPVQPDIHLNGEQLVTNLTTQLLDVLRSRAMIKS is encoded by the coding sequence GTGGCTGAGACTCAGGTGCGGGCAACCGGGCCAAATGATGAGAATGTGGTGTGGCATCCGCATGCGATAACGCGTGCGGAACGTGAAATACGCAATGCTCATCAAGGCGTGGTGCTGTGGTTTACGGGGCTTTCCGGCTCGGGGAAATCTACCGTAGCCGGTGCACTGGAGCAGGTATTGCACCGGTTGGGGATCAGCACCTATCTGCTGGATGGCGACAATGTGCGCCACGGGTTGTGCCAGGATTTGGGGTTTTCTGATGATGATCGGCGTGAAAATATTCGCCGCGTCGGTGAAGTGGCGAAACTGATGGTGGATGCCGGTTTGGTGGTATTAACTGCTTTCATTTCGCCCCATCGCTCTGAACGGCAAATGGTGCGGGAAATGCTTGACGATGGGCGTTTTATTGAGGTGTTTGTTGACACTCCGCTGGCGATTTGCGAGGCGCGCGATCCGAAAGGGCTGTATAAAAAAGCCCGCGCTGGTGAACTGCGTAATTTCACCGGTATTGATTCGGTTTATGAGGCACCGGTGCAGCCGGATATTCATCTGAATGGCGAACAGTTGGTAACAAATTTGACCACGCAACTGTTAGACGTCCTGCGTAGCCGGGCTATGATCAAATCCTGA